One stretch of Sander lucioperca isolate FBNREF2018 chromosome 13, SLUC_FBN_1.2, whole genome shotgun sequence DNA includes these proteins:
- the rcc1l gene encoding RCC1-like G exchanging factor-like protein isoform X1, protein MRKSVENTRMAFPRVRLCTRHMSTGLQACGYATLSKASRPQDKSSSGPVFQYVGQHKKPNHKVFVWGFSFTGALGIPSFVVPDSGRKKPRKYQLTPYRLETAEQISSAACGYGFTLIASPTKDVIKLWGMGLNKDSQLGFQRTQHSRHQSYDYVLEPSPVALPLIEPLQTKVVQVACGRAHSLILTDQEGVFSMGNNAYGQCGRRIVEDEVYSGSHIIHKMEGFSSRVTQVACGQDHSLFLTETGKVFACGWGADGQTGLGHHRVSSSPVEVGGDLAGVEVQQISTYGDCSLAVSTDGQLYGWGNSEYLQLASVTEATQINSPRHLPLKGCGKVVQAACGGTQVATLNEKGEVFVWGYGILGKGPKLSESSTPEMIPSTLFGRSEFNPSVAVTKIRCGLNHFAAVTDRGELFVWGKNVRGCLGIGKRDDQYFPWRVTVPGQVVDVACGVDHMVALVKSLL, encoded by the exons ATGAGGAAAAGCGTAGAGAACACGAG GATGGCTTTTCCACGTGTGCGACTATGCACTCGACACATGAGCACAGGCCTTCAAGCCTGTGGTTATGCAACACTCAGTAAAGCATCCAGACCCCAGGACAAAAGCAGCAGTGGTCCAGTTTTTCAGTATGTTGGCCAGCACAAAAAGCCCAACCACAAAGTGTTTGTTTGGGGCTTCAGCTTCACCGGTGCTCTGGGTATCCCCAGCTTTGTGGTGCCGGACAGCGGCAGGAAGAAGCCCCGCAAATATCAGCTCACTCCTTACCGACTGGAGACTGCAGAGCAG ATCTCTTCTGCTGCTTGTGGCTACGGCTTCACTCTTATCGCCTCACCGACCAAAGATGTGATCAAGCTGTGGGGCATGGGCCTGAACAAGGACTCTCAGCTGGGCTTCCAACGCACGCAACACAGCCGCC ATCAGAGCTATGACTATGTGTTGGAGCCCTCCCCGGTGGCTCTGCCTCTCATCGAGCCTCTGCAGACCAAAGTGGTTCAGGTTGCATGTGGCCGCGCTCACTCTCTGATCCTCACAGACCAGGAGGGAG TTTTCAGTATGGGCAACAATGCATATGGCCAGTGTGGAAGACGGATAGTAGAAGATGAAGTTTACAG TGGCAGTCACATCATTCACAAGATGGAAGGATTCAGCAGCAGGGTCACCCAG gttgcATGTGGACAGGATCACAGCCTTTTCCTCACTGAGACAGGAAAGGTGTTTGCATGTGGATGGGGTGCAGATGGACAGACGG GTCTGGGACACCACAGAGTCAGCTCCAGTCCAGTGGAGGTGGGAGGAGATCTGGCCGGGGTGGAGGTGCAGCAGATCAGCACGTATGGAGACTGCAGCCTGGCTGTGTCCACAGATGGACAGCTGTATGGATGGGGCAACTCTGAATACCTGCAGCTGGCCTCAGTCACTGAGGCCACACAG ATCAACTCTCCTCGACATCTTCCTCTAAAAGGCTGTGGAAAGGTGGTTCAGGCAGCATGTGGAGGCACGCAGGTGGCCACTCTTAATG AAAAAGGAGAGGTGTTTGTGTGGGGTTATGGCATTCTTGGAAAGGGCCCAAAACTATCTGAATCCTCGACTCCGGAGATGATTCCCTCCACGCTGTTTGGACGCTCAGAGTTCAACCCCTCAGTAGCCGTCACCAAGATCAGGTGTGGCCTCAACCATTTTGCTGCGGTGACAG ATCGAGGCGAGCTCTTCGTCTGGGGGAAGAATGTGAGAGGTTGTTTGGGCATCGGGAAGAGAGACGACCAGTACTTCCCGTGGAGG GTGACTGTGCCCGGTCAAGTGGTGGACGTAGCGTGTGGCGTCGACCACATGGTGGCGCTGGTGAAGTCCCTGCTGTGA
- the tlcd5b gene encoding TLC domain-containing protein 5 isoform X2: MIQTAMPVLEVICSLIGWFCLYLLFCCIFTQRGPEWNCRLVTLSHGVLIVLLTAYVLFIDGPLPFTHAGTENTELQTSCLAVCLGYFLFDMGWCVRYHTEGPVMLAHHTGSIVGILLALLMGVSGCETCGVIFGSEITNPLLQTRWFLRQLGLYDSLLGDAVDLLFILLFATVRVGVGTAMFYCELTSPRTTLIMKLGGVAMYGLAWVFMVDIARFGYKKSRAKYKRWRENHILKEINAQKLDGQESGIHL, from the exons ATGATACAGACAGCCATGCCGGTACTGGAGGTGATCTGCAGCCTGATTGGCTGGTTCTGTCTCTACCTGCTGTTCTGCTGTATCTTCACTCAGCGGGGGCCCGAGTGGAACTGCCGGTTGGTCACTTTGTCCCACGGGGTCCTAATAGTACTGCTGACAGCATACGTCCTCTTCATAGACGGACCATTgcctttcacacatgcag GTACAGAAAACACTGAGCTCCAGACCTCATGCCTGGCTGTCTGCCTCGGCTACTTCCTCTTTGACATGGGCTGGTGTGTGCGCTACCACACCGAGGGCCCTGTCATGCTGGCCCACCACACTGGGAGCATTGTGGGCATCCTGCTCGCTCTGCTCATGGGAGTGTCCGGCTGCGAGACGTGCGGAGTCATTTTCGGCAGCGAGATCACCAACCCCCTGCTGCAGACCCGCTGGTTCCTCCGCCAGCTGGGCCTGTATGACAGCCTGCTGGGCGACGCAGTGGAcctgctttttattttattgttcgcAACCGTGCGCGTGGGAGTCGGCACGGCCATGTTTTACTGCGAGCTCACCTCTCCCAGGACCACGCTGATAATGAAGCTCGGCGGCGTGGCCATGTACGGCCTGGCCTGGGTGTTCATGGTGGACATAGCCAGATTTGGCTACAAGAAAAGTAGGGCGAAGTATAAAAGGTGGCGCGAGAACCATATACTGAAAGAAATCAACGCACAAAAACTGGATGGACAAGAGTCAGGAATTCATCTTTAA
- the tlcd5b gene encoding TLC domain-containing protein 5 isoform X1, protein MMVKSIHSSHTDTSMIQTAMPVLEVICSLIGWFCLYLLFCCIFTQRGPEWNCRLVTLSHGVLIVLLTAYVLFIDGPLPFTHAGTENTELQTSCLAVCLGYFLFDMGWCVRYHTEGPVMLAHHTGSIVGILLALLMGVSGCETCGVIFGSEITNPLLQTRWFLRQLGLYDSLLGDAVDLLFILLFATVRVGVGTAMFYCELTSPRTTLIMKLGGVAMYGLAWVFMVDIARFGYKKSRAKYKRWRENHILKEINAQKLDGQESGIHL, encoded by the exons ATGATGGTGAAATCAATCCACTCGTCCCATACAGATACATCCATGATACAGACAGCCATGCCGGTACTGGAGGTGATCTGCAGCCTGATTGGCTGGTTCTGTCTCTACCTGCTGTTCTGCTGTATCTTCACTCAGCGGGGGCCCGAGTGGAACTGCCGGTTGGTCACTTTGTCCCACGGGGTCCTAATAGTACTGCTGACAGCATACGTCCTCTTCATAGACGGACCATTgcctttcacacatgcag GTACAGAAAACACTGAGCTCCAGACCTCATGCCTGGCTGTCTGCCTCGGCTACTTCCTCTTTGACATGGGCTGGTGTGTGCGCTACCACACCGAGGGCCCTGTCATGCTGGCCCACCACACTGGGAGCATTGTGGGCATCCTGCTCGCTCTGCTCATGGGAGTGTCCGGCTGCGAGACGTGCGGAGTCATTTTCGGCAGCGAGATCACCAACCCCCTGCTGCAGACCCGCTGGTTCCTCCGCCAGCTGGGCCTGTATGACAGCCTGCTGGGCGACGCAGTGGAcctgctttttattttattgttcgcAACCGTGCGCGTGGGAGTCGGCACGGCCATGTTTTACTGCGAGCTCACCTCTCCCAGGACCACGCTGATAATGAAGCTCGGCGGCGTGGCCATGTACGGCCTGGCCTGGGTGTTCATGGTGGACATAGCCAGATTTGGCTACAAGAAAAGTAGGGCGAAGTATAAAAGGTGGCGCGAGAACCATATACTGAAAGAAATCAACGCACAAAAACTGGATGGACAAGAGTCAGGAATTCATCTTTAA
- the rcc1l gene encoding RCC1-like G exchanging factor-like protein isoform X2: MAFPRVRLCTRHMSTGLQACGYATLSKASRPQDKSSSGPVFQYVGQHKKPNHKVFVWGFSFTGALGIPSFVVPDSGRKKPRKYQLTPYRLETAEQISSAACGYGFTLIASPTKDVIKLWGMGLNKDSQLGFQRTQHSRHQSYDYVLEPSPVALPLIEPLQTKVVQVACGRAHSLILTDQEGVFSMGNNAYGQCGRRIVEDEVYSGSHIIHKMEGFSSRVTQVACGQDHSLFLTETGKVFACGWGADGQTGLGHHRVSSSPVEVGGDLAGVEVQQISTYGDCSLAVSTDGQLYGWGNSEYLQLASVTEATQINSPRHLPLKGCGKVVQAACGGTQVATLNEKGEVFVWGYGILGKGPKLSESSTPEMIPSTLFGRSEFNPSVAVTKIRCGLNHFAAVTDRGELFVWGKNVRGCLGIGKRDDQYFPWRVTVPGQVVDVACGVDHMVALVKSLL, from the exons ATGGCTTTTCCACGTGTGCGACTATGCACTCGACACATGAGCACAGGCCTTCAAGCCTGTGGTTATGCAACACTCAGTAAAGCATCCAGACCCCAGGACAAAAGCAGCAGTGGTCCAGTTTTTCAGTATGTTGGCCAGCACAAAAAGCCCAACCACAAAGTGTTTGTTTGGGGCTTCAGCTTCACCGGTGCTCTGGGTATCCCCAGCTTTGTGGTGCCGGACAGCGGCAGGAAGAAGCCCCGCAAATATCAGCTCACTCCTTACCGACTGGAGACTGCAGAGCAG ATCTCTTCTGCTGCTTGTGGCTACGGCTTCACTCTTATCGCCTCACCGACCAAAGATGTGATCAAGCTGTGGGGCATGGGCCTGAACAAGGACTCTCAGCTGGGCTTCCAACGCACGCAACACAGCCGCC ATCAGAGCTATGACTATGTGTTGGAGCCCTCCCCGGTGGCTCTGCCTCTCATCGAGCCTCTGCAGACCAAAGTGGTTCAGGTTGCATGTGGCCGCGCTCACTCTCTGATCCTCACAGACCAGGAGGGAG TTTTCAGTATGGGCAACAATGCATATGGCCAGTGTGGAAGACGGATAGTAGAAGATGAAGTTTACAG TGGCAGTCACATCATTCACAAGATGGAAGGATTCAGCAGCAGGGTCACCCAG gttgcATGTGGACAGGATCACAGCCTTTTCCTCACTGAGACAGGAAAGGTGTTTGCATGTGGATGGGGTGCAGATGGACAGACGG GTCTGGGACACCACAGAGTCAGCTCCAGTCCAGTGGAGGTGGGAGGAGATCTGGCCGGGGTGGAGGTGCAGCAGATCAGCACGTATGGAGACTGCAGCCTGGCTGTGTCCACAGATGGACAGCTGTATGGATGGGGCAACTCTGAATACCTGCAGCTGGCCTCAGTCACTGAGGCCACACAG ATCAACTCTCCTCGACATCTTCCTCTAAAAGGCTGTGGAAAGGTGGTTCAGGCAGCATGTGGAGGCACGCAGGTGGCCACTCTTAATG AAAAAGGAGAGGTGTTTGTGTGGGGTTATGGCATTCTTGGAAAGGGCCCAAAACTATCTGAATCCTCGACTCCGGAGATGATTCCCTCCACGCTGTTTGGACGCTCAGAGTTCAACCCCTCAGTAGCCGTCACCAAGATCAGGTGTGGCCTCAACCATTTTGCTGCGGTGACAG ATCGAGGCGAGCTCTTCGTCTGGGGGAAGAATGTGAGAGGTTGTTTGGGCATCGGGAAGAGAGACGACCAGTACTTCCCGTGGAGG GTGACTGTGCCCGGTCAAGTGGTGGACGTAGCGTGTGGCGTCGACCACATGGTGGCGCTGGTGAAGTCCCTGCTGTGA